A genome region from Streptomyces xanthophaeus includes the following:
- a CDS encoding uridine kinase family protein: MESQQSLESLARELAALPPSLGPVRLIGIDGHAGSGKSTFAGRLAEALGAPVLHLDDVATHEELFGWEERLRTQVLEPLAAGRPARWAPYDWVERRYGPERVLEPAPVLLVEGVGAGRAALRPRLARLLWMETPREQSWQRGRNRDGHELSDFWDGWERAERAHFSNDPSRPFADTLVRQSGTGYEWSSGAPATAGTSASVTGSDELPRA, translated from the coding sequence GTGGAGTCACAGCAGTCACTTGAGTCACTCGCCCGGGAGCTCGCCGCCCTACCGCCCTCCCTCGGTCCGGTACGCCTGATCGGGATCGACGGGCACGCCGGATCCGGGAAGAGCACCTTCGCGGGGCGGCTCGCCGAGGCGCTGGGGGCGCCCGTGCTGCACCTGGACGACGTGGCCACCCACGAGGAGCTGTTCGGCTGGGAGGAGCGGCTGCGCACGCAGGTGCTGGAGCCGCTCGCCGCCGGACGGCCCGCGCGCTGGGCCCCGTACGACTGGGTGGAACGCCGGTACGGGCCGGAGCGGGTGCTGGAGCCGGCGCCGGTGCTCCTGGTCGAGGGGGTCGGAGCGGGGCGGGCGGCGCTGCGGCCGCGGCTGGCCCGGCTGCTGTGGATGGAGACACCGCGCGAGCAGTCCTGGCAGCGAGGGCGAAACCGGGACGGGCATGAACTTTCCGACTTCTGGGACGGATGGGAGCGCGCGGAGCGCGCGCACTTCTCCAACGATCCTTCGCGCCCCTTCGCCGACACCCTGGTACGCCAGAGCGGTACGGGATACGAGTGGTCTTCCGGGGCCCCTGCGACCGCAGGAACCTCCGCTTCCGTCACCGGGAGTGACGAACTCCCCCGGGCCTGA
- a CDS encoding Lrp/AsnC family transcriptional regulator, producing MEELDRQIVDLLVRDGRMSYTDLGKATGLSTSAVHQRVRRLEQRGVIRGYAAVVDPEAVGLPLTAFISVKPFDPSAPDDIADRLAGVPEIEACHSVAGDENYILKVRVATPLELEDLLGRLRALAHVSTRTTVVLSTPYEARPPRV from the coding sequence ATGGAGGAGCTGGACCGCCAGATCGTTGATCTGCTCGTGCGGGACGGGCGGATGAGCTACACGGATCTGGGCAAGGCCACGGGACTGTCCACGTCGGCAGTCCATCAGCGAGTACGACGTCTGGAGCAGCGCGGGGTCATCCGCGGCTATGCGGCCGTGGTCGATCCGGAGGCCGTCGGCCTGCCGCTGACCGCGTTCATCTCGGTCAAGCCCTTCGACCCGAGCGCCCCGGACGACATTGCCGACCGGCTGGCCGGCGTCCCGGAGATCGAGGCCTGCCACAGCGTCGCGGGCGACGAGAACTACATCCTGAAGGTGCGCGTCGCCACCCCCCTGGAGCTGGAAGACCTCCTGGGCCGCCTGCGAGCCCTCGCCCACGTCTCGACGCGCACGACGGTCGTCCTGTCCACTCCCTACGAGGCGCGCCCGCCCCGCGTCTGA
- a CDS encoding SCO1431 family membrane protein, whose product MTADSAAPIAVPRDLVRTGGPKDDSSWLEHVLGWTLVVVVAMFVTQVGWL is encoded by the coding sequence ATGACTGCCGACAGCGCCGCCCCCATCGCCGTGCCCCGGGACCTCGTCCGGACCGGAGGCCCCAAGGACGACTCCAGCTGGCTGGAGCACGTGCTCGGCTGGACCCTCGTGGTCGTCGTCGCCATGTTCGTCACCCAGGTCGGCTGGCTCTGA
- a CDS encoding SPW repeat protein: MTTHPSIEHHPDLAEMRTRFERVTSTPRAQAVEALALITGLYLAASPWIVGFSGLTPLAINNLIAGLAFCLCMSGLGSAYERTHAMAWTAVALGAWTIIAPWAIAGEMDTTRTVVSNVIAGGVALCLGLAMAGMASRDRDSRA, encoded by the coding sequence ATGACCACCCATCCCAGCATCGAGCACCACCCCGATCTCGCCGAGATGCGCACCCGGTTCGAGCGGGTGACCAGCACTCCGCGGGCGCAGGCCGTCGAAGCACTGGCCCTGATCACGGGCCTGTACCTGGCCGCCTCGCCGTGGATCGTCGGATTCAGCGGCCTGACCCCGCTGGCCATCAACAACCTGATCGCCGGCCTGGCCTTCTGCCTGTGCATGAGCGGTCTGGGTTCCGCCTACGAGCGCACCCACGCGATGGCGTGGACGGCGGTCGCCCTCGGCGCGTGGACGATCATCGCCCCGTGGGCCATCGCCGGTGAGATGGACACGACGCGAACGGTGGTCAGCAATGTGATCGCCGGAGGTGTCGCCCTGTGCCTCGGCCTCGCGATGGCGGGCATGGCGAGCCGCGACCGCGACTCCCGCGCCTGA
- a CDS encoding peptidase C39 family protein, whose protein sequence is MTEPTPRRAVLVAALAVATAATTATVSGGSASAAPPTPPAPRPPGRTVDNRFWYSYGHWLAGTHQGTTAVGGARPGLEIATAVGRTEYADPHTGRKSTWEYATWTSPVHRSTVPATEAIASWNARTPAGTWIQIELRGTYTDGTATPWYVMGRWASGDADIRRTSVDGQSDGRSTVWTDTLALDAPAATAGLRIAAWQLRLTLHRRPGAERGPTVRLAGAMVSDVPDRFTVPASAPSRTAHELKVPRYSQEIHAGRYPQYDNGGEAWCSPTSSQMIIEYWGGKVAPSALTWVDPKYSDPQICHAARSTYDAAYKGCGNWPFNAAYAATYRGLAGVVTRLTSLTDLETLVRSGIPAITSQSFRPDELTGAGYGTAGHLMTVIGFTAAGDVIANDPNSRDNPAVRRVYKRAEWENIWLRTKRVGVSGKVTTGSGGICYLYAPARLSRTQFRALRAVGVL, encoded by the coding sequence ATGACCGAACCCACGCCGCGCAGGGCCGTACTCGTCGCCGCACTCGCGGTCGCCACCGCGGCCACCACCGCCACCGTCTCCGGCGGCAGCGCCTCGGCGGCCCCTCCCACCCCTCCCGCCCCACGGCCCCCGGGCCGCACCGTCGACAACCGCTTCTGGTACTCCTACGGCCACTGGCTCGCCGGCACCCACCAGGGCACCACCGCCGTCGGCGGCGCCCGCCCCGGCCTGGAGATCGCGACGGCCGTGGGCCGCACCGAGTACGCCGACCCCCACACCGGCCGCAAGAGCACCTGGGAGTACGCCACCTGGACCTCCCCCGTGCACCGCTCCACCGTGCCGGCCACCGAGGCCATCGCCTCCTGGAACGCCCGCACCCCGGCCGGGACCTGGATCCAGATCGAACTGCGCGGCACCTACACCGACGGCACCGCCACCCCCTGGTACGTGATGGGCCGCTGGGCCTCCGGTGACGCGGACATCCGCCGCACCTCGGTGGACGGCCAGAGCGACGGCAGGTCCACCGTCTGGACCGACACCCTGGCCCTCGACGCCCCGGCCGCCACCGCAGGCCTGCGGATCGCCGCCTGGCAGCTGCGCCTCACCCTCCACCGCAGGCCCGGCGCCGAGCGCGGTCCCACCGTACGGCTCGCGGGCGCCATGGTCTCCGACGTCCCGGACCGCTTCACCGTCCCGGCCTCCGCCCCCTCCCGTACGGCCCACGAGCTGAAGGTCCCGCGCTACTCGCAGGAGATCCACGCCGGCCGCTACCCCCAGTACGACAACGGCGGCGAGGCCTGGTGCAGCCCCACCTCCTCACAGATGATCATCGAGTACTGGGGCGGCAAGGTCGCCCCCTCGGCCCTGACCTGGGTCGACCCGAAGTACTCCGACCCGCAGATCTGCCACGCGGCCCGCTCCACCTACGACGCCGCCTACAAGGGCTGCGGCAACTGGCCCTTCAACGCCGCGTACGCCGCCACCTACCGCGGGCTGGCCGGAGTCGTCACCCGCCTCACCTCCCTGACCGACCTGGAAACCCTGGTCCGGTCCGGCATCCCGGCCATCACCTCCCAGTCCTTCCGCCCCGACGAGCTCACGGGCGCGGGCTACGGCACCGCCGGCCACCTGATGACCGTCATCGGCTTCACCGCCGCCGGGGACGTGATCGCGAACGACCCCAACTCGCGGGACAACCCCGCCGTGCGCCGCGTCTACAAGCGGGCCGAGTGGGAGAACATCTGGCTGCGCACCAAGCGCGTGGGGGTCTCCGGCAAGGTCACCACGGGCTCCGGCGGCATCTGCTACCTCTACGCGCCGGCCCGCCTGAGCCGGACGCAGTTCCGGGCGCTGCGAGCGGTGGGGGTGCTGTGA
- a CDS encoding AAA family ATPase — MDFGTPGSMHAPAELAWLRGVDACTMGAYPQAEEEFRAAVRLDPSMADAWLGLHALRVDTGNALLRMYAHRDRFGEQRARHRRTLNSWYWLGWWVQPVLESRRDLLLAHASHWLDGRHVPELDQALAALPPVDTDAQVRFLHACRAYLVKDWEQLVRHTEPLVDDPLLGIEAGLFGGMARVRLEMYGQAEPMLAAALMRCRSEQPQRKELRYWLARAREGTGRSAAALPLYRAVHRVDPSFMDTAARLTAIEDSDDTDGVADLAGLAGYAAYGGYSGHGPSPAGGDFAAVALGGGPVQDIAADGQAEPDPLAPPTPPPGRVEGARRKAPVPPQGTPEGLPAGPADPAALAEALAELERMVGLEPVKRQVKALSAQLHMARLRAGQGLPVQPPKRHFVFSGPSGTGKTTVARILGRVFYALGLLGGDHLVEAQRADLVGEFLGQTAVKANELIDSAIGGVLFVDEAYSLSNSGYSKGDAYGDEALQVLLKRAEDNRDHLVVILAGYPAGMDRLLAANPGLSSRFTTRVDFPSYRPLELTAIGGVLADANGDHWDEEALEELRSISAHVVEQGWIDELGNGRFLRTLYEKSCAYRDLRLAGFAGEPSRDDLATLRLPDLMQAYGEVLSGRGPQERPEPPAL; from the coding sequence ATGGATTTCGGCACGCCGGGCAGCATGCACGCCCCGGCCGAACTCGCCTGGCTGCGCGGGGTCGACGCCTGCACCATGGGCGCCTATCCGCAGGCCGAGGAGGAGTTCCGGGCGGCCGTACGGCTCGATCCCTCCATGGCTGACGCATGGCTGGGCCTGCACGCGCTGCGGGTCGACACCGGCAACGCGTTACTTCGGATGTACGCCCACCGGGACCGGTTCGGCGAGCAGCGCGCCCGGCATCGGCGGACGCTGAACTCCTGGTACTGGCTGGGCTGGTGGGTGCAGCCGGTGCTGGAGAGCCGGCGGGACCTGCTCCTCGCCCACGCCTCGCACTGGCTGGACGGCCGCCACGTGCCCGAGCTGGACCAGGCGCTGGCCGCGCTGCCGCCGGTGGACACCGACGCGCAGGTGCGGTTCCTGCACGCCTGCCGGGCCTATCTGGTCAAGGACTGGGAGCAGCTGGTCCGGCACACGGAGCCGCTGGTCGACGATCCGCTGCTGGGCATCGAGGCCGGGCTGTTCGGCGGGATGGCCCGGGTCCGGCTGGAGATGTACGGGCAGGCGGAGCCGATGCTGGCGGCGGCGCTGATGCGGTGTCGCAGCGAGCAGCCCCAGCGCAAGGAGCTGCGGTACTGGCTGGCGCGGGCGCGGGAGGGCACCGGGCGCAGTGCGGCGGCGCTGCCGCTGTACCGGGCGGTGCACCGGGTGGATCCCTCGTTCATGGACACCGCGGCCCGGCTGACGGCCATCGAGGACAGCGACGACACCGACGGGGTGGCCGATCTGGCGGGCCTGGCGGGGTACGCGGCGTACGGGGGCTACAGCGGGCACGGCCCGTCCCCGGCCGGCGGGGACTTCGCGGCGGTCGCACTGGGCGGCGGGCCCGTCCAGGACATCGCGGCGGACGGCCAGGCCGAGCCCGATCCGCTGGCTCCGCCCACTCCCCCGCCGGGACGGGTGGAGGGGGCGCGGCGCAAGGCGCCGGTGCCGCCGCAGGGCACGCCCGAAGGGCTGCCGGCCGGGCCGGCGGACCCGGCGGCGCTCGCCGAGGCGCTGGCGGAGCTGGAGCGGATGGTGGGCCTGGAGCCGGTCAAGCGGCAGGTGAAGGCGCTCTCGGCGCAGCTGCACATGGCGCGGCTGCGGGCGGGTCAGGGGCTGCCGGTGCAGCCGCCGAAGCGGCACTTCGTGTTCTCCGGCCCCTCCGGTACGGGCAAGACGACGGTGGCCCGGATCCTGGGCCGGGTCTTCTACGCGCTGGGGCTGCTCGGCGGCGACCATCTGGTGGAGGCCCAGCGGGCCGACCTCGTGGGCGAGTTCCTCGGGCAGACGGCGGTGAAGGCGAACGAGCTGATCGATTCGGCGATCGGCGGGGTGCTGTTCGTGGACGAGGCCTATTCGCTGTCGAACTCGGGCTACAGCAAGGGCGACGCGTACGGCGACGAGGCCCTGCAGGTGCTGCTGAAGCGGGCCGAGGACAACCGGGACCACCTGGTGGTGATCCTGGCGGGCTACCCGGCCGGGATGGACCGGCTGCTTGCCGCCAATCCGGGGCTGTCCTCGCGCTTCACCACCCGGGTGGACTTCCCCAGCTACCGGCCGCTGGAACTGACCGCGATCGGCGGGGTGCTGGCGGACGCGAACGGGGACCACTGGGACGAGGAGGCGCTGGAGGAGCTGCGCAGCATCAGCGCCCATGTGGTGGAGCAGGGCTGGATCGACGAGCTCGGCAACGGCCGCTTCCTGCGGACCCTGTACGAGAAGAGCTGCGCGTACCGGGACCTGCGGCTGGCGGGCTTCGCGGGTGAGCCGTCGCGGGACGACCTGGCGACGCTCCGGCTGCCGGACCTGATGCAGGCGTACGGGGAGGTCCTGTCGGGCCGCGGCCCCCAGGAGCGGCCGGAGCCCCCGGCCCTCTGA
- a CDS encoding amidohydrolase — protein MTDRTAHSADAAGAPTRTVLLRGGEVHSPADPFATAMVVERGRIAWVGSEGAADAFAQGVDEVVDLGGALVTPAFTDAHVHTTSAGLALTGLDLSGARTLPAALDLVRAYAASRPADRVLLGHGWDAARWPERRAPYRAELDEATGGRPLYLSRVDVHSAVVTTALLALVPGVRPDGDRPLTGDDHHAVRRAALAAVTPAQRAEAQRAALDRAASLGIGSVHECGGPEISSAEDFTGLLALAAERPGPRVFGYWADRDLELAGELGAVGAAGDLFVDGALGSHTACLHAPYADAAHTGTEYLDVHAVTEHVAACTEAGLQAGFHAIGDAAITAVAEGVRAAAEKVGLARVRAARHRVEHAEMMTPATIAAFAELGLTASVQPAFDAAWGGEDGMYADRLGAGRARTLNPYAAMLKAGVPLAFGSDAPVTPLDPWGTVRAAAFHRTPEHRISVRAAFTAHTRGGWRALGRDDAGVLVPGAPADYAVWQTGDLVVQAPDDRVARWSTDPRSGTPGLPDLTPGSALPVCLATVVGGREVFVRPQG, from the coding sequence ATGACTGACCGCACCGCCCACTCCGCCGACGCCGCCGGAGCACCGACCAGGACCGTTCTCCTCCGCGGGGGCGAGGTGCACAGCCCCGCCGACCCGTTCGCCACCGCGATGGTCGTCGAGCGCGGCCGCATCGCCTGGGTCGGCTCCGAGGGCGCCGCCGACGCCTTCGCGCAGGGTGTGGACGAGGTCGTCGACCTCGGCGGCGCGCTCGTCACGCCGGCCTTCACCGACGCCCACGTCCACACCACCTCCGCGGGCCTGGCCCTCACCGGGCTGGACCTCTCCGGCGCGCGCACCCTGCCCGCCGCACTGGACCTCGTACGCGCCTACGCCGCGAGCCGCCCGGCCGACCGGGTGCTCCTCGGGCACGGCTGGGACGCCGCCCGCTGGCCCGAGCGCCGGGCCCCGTACCGCGCCGAGCTCGACGAGGCCACCGGCGGCCGCCCGCTCTACCTCAGCCGCGTCGACGTGCACTCGGCCGTGGTCACCACGGCCCTGCTGGCCCTCGTCCCGGGGGTACGGCCCGACGGCGACCGGCCGCTGACCGGTGACGACCACCACGCCGTACGGAGGGCCGCGCTGGCCGCCGTCACCCCCGCCCAGCGCGCCGAGGCCCAGCGGGCCGCCCTCGACCGGGCCGCCTCTCTCGGTATCGGTTCCGTCCATGAGTGCGGCGGGCCCGAGATCTCCTCCGCCGAGGACTTCACCGGTCTGCTCGCCCTGGCCGCCGAGCGGCCGGGGCCGCGCGTCTTCGGGTACTGGGCCGACCGGGACCTGGAACTGGCCGGGGAGCTCGGGGCCGTCGGAGCCGCCGGAGACCTGTTCGTCGACGGTGCCCTCGGCTCGCACACGGCCTGCCTGCACGCCCCGTACGCGGACGCCGCGCACACCGGCACCGAGTACCTCGACGTGCACGCCGTCACCGAGCACGTGGCCGCCTGCACCGAGGCGGGTCTCCAGGCCGGGTTCCACGCCATCGGGGACGCCGCGATCACCGCCGTCGCCGAGGGTGTCCGGGCGGCCGCCGAGAAGGTCGGCCTGGCCCGGGTCCGCGCCGCCCGGCACCGGGTGGAGCACGCCGAGATGATGACCCCGGCCACCATCGCGGCCTTCGCGGAGCTGGGGCTGACCGCCTCCGTGCAGCCCGCGTTCGACGCGGCCTGGGGCGGCGAGGACGGCATGTACGCCGACCGGCTCGGCGCCGGGCGGGCGCGCACCCTCAACCCGTACGCGGCCATGCTCAAGGCCGGTGTTCCGCTGGCCTTCGGCTCGGACGCGCCGGTCACCCCGCTCGACCCCTGGGGCACCGTCCGCGCGGCCGCCTTCCACCGGACCCCCGAGCACCGGATCTCCGTACGGGCCGCCTTCACCGCTCACACGCGGGGCGGCTGGCGGGCCCTGGGCCGCGACGACGCGGGCGTCCTCGTCCCCGGCGCACCGGCCGACTACGCGGTCTGGCAGACGGGTGACCTGGTGGTCCAGGCCCCCGACGACCGGGTCGCCCGCTGGTCCACCGACCCCCGCTCGGGTACCCCCGGACTGCCCGACCTGACCCCCGGATCCGCACTGCCGGTGTGCCTCGCCACCGTCGTCGGCGGGCGGGAGGTATTCGTACGCCCACAGGGGTGA
- a CDS encoding phosphotransferase family protein: MATAPRPRTSTREPEELGRRLAAWLDTRLPGAQVTGVSVPGSNGMSSETLLFDIEHPDTPLRACALRLAADPAAYTVFPTYDMPRQHRVMSLVAQHTDLPVPRVQWLEEDPGPLGAPFFVMARAEGRVPPDVMPYTYEGNWLHAATDAERAALQEASISLLARLHDQFPPKEAEFLLPDGEGTPLRRHVDAQRAYYSWVVGGLAPSPLIERAFARLEELWPQDEGPAVLNWGDARIGNVIYDGFAPVAVLDWEMAAYAPREVDLGWTVYLHRFFQDLTVGFGQPGLPDFLRREDLERRYAELTGHTPRDMEFHTLYAALRHGIVMLRIAYRQAHFGEVEVPADPDSLILHHASLAAMVQGTYW, encoded by the coding sequence ATGGCCACCGCACCACGTCCGCGCACCTCCACCCGGGAGCCCGAGGAGCTCGGCCGCCGTCTCGCCGCCTGGCTGGACACCAGGCTCCCCGGCGCGCAGGTCACGGGCGTCTCCGTCCCCGGATCCAACGGGATGTCCAGCGAGACCCTGCTCTTCGACATAGAGCACCCCGACACCCCGCTGCGTGCCTGCGCGCTGCGGCTCGCCGCCGACCCGGCGGCCTACACCGTCTTCCCGACGTACGACATGCCGCGCCAGCACCGCGTGATGAGCCTGGTCGCCCAGCACACGGACCTGCCCGTCCCGCGCGTGCAGTGGCTGGAGGAGGATCCGGGACCGCTGGGGGCGCCGTTCTTCGTGATGGCCCGTGCCGAGGGCCGGGTCCCGCCCGATGTCATGCCCTACACCTACGAGGGCAACTGGCTGCACGCCGCCACCGACGCCGAGCGCGCCGCCCTCCAGGAGGCGAGCATCTCGCTGCTGGCCCGGCTGCACGACCAGTTCCCGCCCAAGGAGGCGGAGTTCCTCCTCCCCGACGGCGAGGGCACCCCGCTGCGCCGGCATGTGGACGCCCAACGCGCCTACTACTCCTGGGTGGTGGGCGGGCTCGCGCCGTCCCCGCTCATCGAGCGGGCGTTCGCCCGCCTGGAGGAGCTGTGGCCGCAGGACGAGGGCCCCGCCGTCCTCAACTGGGGTGACGCCCGCATCGGCAACGTCATCTACGACGGATTTGCGCCGGTGGCCGTACTGGACTGGGAGATGGCGGCGTACGCCCCGCGCGAGGTGGACCTCGGCTGGACCGTCTACCTGCACCGGTTCTTCCAGGACCTCACGGTCGGCTTCGGTCAGCCCGGCCTGCCGGACTTCCTGCGCCGCGAGGACCTGGAGCGCCGGTACGCCGAGCTCACCGGCCACACCCCGCGGGACATGGAGTTCCACACCCTCTACGCGGCCCTGCGCCACGGGATCGTGATGCTGCGCATCGCCTACCGGCAGGCCCACTTCGGGGAGGTCGAGGTCCCGGCGGACCCGGACAGCCTGATCCTGCACCACGCCAGCCTGGCCGCCATGGTGCAGGGAACGTACTGGTAG
- a CDS encoding TetR/AcrR family transcriptional regulator, with product MNSGQQRGTTGRSQARRAELIAIGRKLFADTAYDALSMDDIAKHAGVAKGLIYYYFDSKRGYYLAIVEDSVAELVARAGGDTGLPGAERVRRTIDAYLHYAEHHRAAYRTIVTGGVGSDAEVLAIRDAVREELVATIAEGAYGRRTLPPIARLALVGWLSGVEGTTLDWIGALSAPGQPDRTGLGALLVRQLRATLEVIEEFVPECPAPPGPEEPLDPLGDLAPVTGSP from the coding sequence TTGAATAGTGGTCAACAGCGTGGAACGACCGGCCGATCGCAGGCGCGCAGGGCCGAACTCATAGCCATCGGGCGCAAGTTGTTCGCCGACACTGCGTACGACGCGCTCTCCATGGACGACATCGCCAAACACGCGGGCGTCGCCAAGGGGCTGATCTACTACTACTTCGACAGCAAGCGCGGCTACTACCTCGCCATCGTCGAGGACTCCGTGGCCGAGCTCGTCGCCCGGGCCGGCGGCGACACCGGCCTCCCCGGCGCCGAGCGCGTCCGCCGCACCATCGACGCCTACCTGCACTACGCCGAGCACCACCGCGCCGCCTACCGCACCATCGTCACCGGCGGCGTCGGCTCCGACGCCGAGGTCCTTGCCATCCGCGACGCCGTCCGCGAGGAGCTCGTCGCCACCATCGCCGAAGGCGCGTACGGGCGCCGCACCCTCCCGCCGATCGCCCGGCTCGCCCTCGTGGGCTGGCTCTCCGGGGTCGAAGGAACCACCCTGGACTGGATCGGGGCACTGAGCGCCCCCGGCCAGCCCGATCGCACCGGGCTCGGGGCCCTGCTGGTGCGCCAGCTGCGCGCGACACTGGAGGTGATCGAGGAGTTCGTCCCGGAGTGTCCGGCACCTCCCGGCCCCGAAGAGCCGCTCGATCCACTCGGTGATCTTGCCCCGGTGACGGGAAGCCCCTGA
- a CDS encoding YrhB domain-containing protein has translation MISKERAVELVDSYLARDRLTWPWRGPAPELAVCHVEEYAVGWLAFWDTAEYARTRDASDSLMGGGHCLVDRHDGSIHYVPAAWWLDEGWEEQYLLQTKGVRPPDALAAAVRELANSAGLVAAMSHLRKQAPRLSLQQAKAYVATVRDGAEPPEELASLTRKEGDSAALPVETLAGPVG, from the coding sequence GTGATCTCCAAGGAGCGCGCCGTCGAGCTCGTCGATTCCTACCTGGCCAGGGACCGGCTGACGTGGCCGTGGAGAGGGCCGGCACCCGAGCTGGCCGTCTGTCACGTGGAGGAATACGCGGTCGGCTGGCTCGCCTTCTGGGACACGGCGGAGTACGCCCGCACCCGTGACGCGAGCGACAGCCTCATGGGTGGCGGCCACTGCCTGGTGGACCGGCACGACGGGAGCATCCACTACGTCCCCGCCGCCTGGTGGTTGGACGAGGGCTGGGAGGAGCAGTACCTCCTGCAGACCAAGGGCGTCAGGCCGCCCGACGCACTGGCCGCCGCCGTTCGTGAGCTCGCGAACTCGGCCGGCCTCGTGGCCGCCATGAGCCACCTGCGCAAGCAGGCCCCGCGGCTGAGCCTGCAGCAGGCGAAGGCCTACGTGGCGACCGTCCGGGACGGTGCCGAACCGCCGGAGGAGCTGGCGAGCCTGACCCGGAAAGAAGGCGACTCGGCGGCTCTGCCCGTGGAAACGCTGGCGGGGCCGGTCGGGTAG
- a CDS encoding acyl-CoA dehydrogenase, which yields MTDRAPQPVDRQLPTEESRDLLALVREIAQREIRPKAAEEEDSGRFPREVFTLLSEAGLLGLPYPGEFGGGEQPYEVYLQVLEELAAARLTVGLGVSVHSLACHGLAGYGTKEQQGAHLPAMLGGGLLGAYCLSEPAAGSDAASLSTKAVRDGDDWIITGTKAWITHGGVADFYTVLARTGAQGPKGITAFLVPGDAEGLTAAVPEKKMGMKGSPTAQLHFDGVRVPDARRIGEEGQGFTIALAALDAGRLGIAACAIGVAQAALDEALTYALDRKQFGHPIADFQGLRFMLADMATKIEAGRALYLAAARLRDAGKPFSRQAAMAKLFCTDAAMAVTTDAVQVLGGYGYTADFPVERLMREAKVLQIVEGTNQIQRMVIARHLAGPETR from the coding sequence ATGACTGACCGCGCCCCGCAGCCGGTGGACCGACAGCTGCCCACCGAGGAGTCCCGGGACCTCCTCGCCCTCGTACGCGAGATCGCGCAGCGGGAGATCCGCCCCAAGGCAGCCGAGGAGGAGGACTCCGGCCGGTTCCCGCGGGAGGTCTTCACCCTGCTTTCGGAGGCCGGCCTGCTCGGCCTTCCGTACCCCGGGGAATTCGGCGGCGGTGAGCAGCCGTACGAGGTCTACCTCCAGGTCCTGGAGGAGCTGGCCGCGGCCCGCCTGACCGTCGGCCTCGGCGTCAGCGTGCACTCCCTGGCCTGCCACGGCCTCGCCGGCTACGGCACCAAGGAGCAGCAGGGCGCCCACCTGCCCGCGATGCTCGGCGGCGGCCTCCTGGGCGCCTACTGCCTCTCCGAGCCGGCCGCCGGCTCCGACGCCGCCTCGCTCTCCACCAAGGCGGTGCGCGACGGCGACGACTGGATCATCACCGGCACCAAGGCCTGGATCACCCACGGCGGCGTCGCCGACTTCTACACCGTCCTCGCGCGCACCGGCGCCCAGGGCCCCAAGGGCATCACGGCCTTCCTGGTCCCCGGGGACGCGGAAGGCCTGACCGCGGCCGTGCCCGAGAAGAAGATGGGCATGAAGGGCTCGCCCACCGCCCAGCTGCACTTCGACGGCGTACGGGTCCCCGACGCCCGCCGCATCGGCGAGGAGGGGCAGGGCTTCACCATCGCCCTGGCCGCGCTGGACGCCGGGCGCCTGGGCATCGCCGCCTGCGCCATCGGCGTCGCCCAGGCCGCACTGGACGAGGCCCTGACGTACGCGCTGGACCGCAAGCAGTTCGGACACCCGATCGCGGACTTCCAGGGGCTGCGCTTCATGCTGGCCGACATGGCCACCAAGATCGAGGCGGGCCGGGCGCTCTACCTCGCGGCGGCACGGCTGCGGGACGCGGGCAAGCCGTTCTCCCGCCAGGCGGCCATGGCCAAGCTGTTCTGCACGGACGCGGCGATGGCCGTCACCACGGACGCGGTGCAGGTCCTCGGCGGATACGGCTACACGGCGGACTTCCCCGTCGAGCGGCTGATGCGGGAGGCGAAGGTGCTCCAGATCGTGGAGGGCACCAACCAGATCCAGCGTATGGTCATCGCCCGCCACCTGGCGGGCCCTGAGACGCGCTGA